The Coregonus clupeaformis isolate EN_2021a unplaced genomic scaffold, ASM2061545v1 scaf3138, whole genome shotgun sequence genomic sequence gttcatgctctacaacattcgcagagtatgaccctaccttacacagaaagcggcacaggtcctaatccaggcacttgtcatctcccgtctggattactgcaactcgctgttggctgggctcgctgcctgtgccattaaacccctacaacttatccagaacgctgcagcccgtctggtgttcaaccttcccaagttctctcatgtcaccccgctcctccgcacactccactggccaCTGTGTCAGTCAGTGAACCATTTGGAAGGGCCAGACAAGATCATCCCAGGGTCCGCTGCCAGTCCAGAGACCGTTTCAAGCCCCCGTCTACAGTGCTTACACAAGACCATAACAGCGGAACGGATGTAGCATTGATTTTTAAATGCACCGAGATGTGTGATGCCTTAACCCTCCATTATCCCAAGAACACACTATTACTAACGTTTGCAGCACCTGGAAGTTAATAAATAGCCTAGCTCTTCATGGGAACGGCATTCTCATTACAAAACAGATGGCTGGCCACAGAGACATTATGAAACTGGATCAAAGAGAATCACATTGTGAGTTATGACTCAAAGGTGCGCCCGTAAAAATGAAAACCCTATATAAAAGCCTTCTATGAGTCATGTGTTTTATAACTAGGACACCAGAGTTTCTCCTGGTCAGATCAACATGGTCAGGACAGACTTCCCAGGTATGACAAATGTCATGGTTGAAAACAAAGGGAGAGACAAAGTGGTGACATGACCCCGTTTAAAAATGGCAGAATTATCGGAGCTGCCACAGTCGACCATGAGGCCATTCATTGTGGCCATTCGTATCTAATGGGAGTCATGCACTGCTGTTTACAGATAGCTctgagagaacgagggagagggggaatgtGGAATCTTTCCTTCGAGTCTGTTAGGGACTTCTTTTAAGTGGCGTCTCCTCAAAGACTCTTCAATGAGATTCATCACTGGAAACAAAATTATTTTATCTAACCTACATAAATACCATATATTAAAATACTGACAAAATGCAACTAGAGATACTTACCATTGTTTGCCTGTTCGCACTCCTCAACCTGCCAGGGAGAATTATAAGGTCAGTCACACATAACCCTGGCATTTTACTTTATTTTGGCTGACTCATTTTACTACATCAATGACTTAAGTCAGTTCAACAATACAGGACTGAGAATCATAGAAAATCATCCATGACAGCAGACCTGTAGAAACCAAGGCAAGCATTTACCAGTGGAaagcacacacacattacatctATGAATAAACCAATGGCCGACATGTCAGTGAGCCCTCACCCTTACCCCTAAAGGAACGTTGATGGAGGTGATGACCTCGTCTGTCTCATTGTTTTTGGGGAAGAGGAGCGGCTGCTGGCACCGTCTAAGGGGGGCGGACGGTTCTCCGCACAGAGTACCCTTGGCCGTCCCGCCTACGGAGAGAAACAACAACCAGTTAATAATGATGACTCAGACTTCACATCACAAATGAGTCAGAGGAGATGACCTTACTACTAGAGTTCTGTAAAGCAGaaaaccctcctcctcctggagacCTGCCTCCTCCTGGAGACCTGCCTCCTCCTGTAGGCTTtccagcacacctgattctactaattAGCTGCTTGCTAGGACCTTGATTAACTGACTCGGGTGACTTACACAACTGGGTTGGAGTAATAGCCTGCATACACAGTAGCTCTCTGGGAGAAGGGTTTAGGTCAGTGATAGGGACTAGTGTTAGGCCTAATGCTAGTTAATAGTGTCGATGCTAGAAGTGCTAATAAGAACATTAATTTCCTTAAGGTTTGTTTCCACTTCACATTTCATTGATCAAAACAAATTAATTCACTGGCCGTGCGGATTTTACGATTTGGTTGAATGGGTCTAAATCGATTAAAGACTGGTGTGGAAGGCTGTAAACAGTGTGCTTTACAGTCTTGATTTGTGGTGCATTCCTGTTTTAGTGGATGTGAGTGACTAACATACAGTATGGCAGTGTTCTCTTCGGAATTCTACCCTCTCAGATTTTCACTGAGCGCAATGTTGCTAGGCACAATTTGCCAAAATGACGGAAAACCACTTTTTCGAACAAATCCGATTGCCTACCTATCAGTCTCAGACAGATACCGACACAGACCCAGCAGCAAAGCAGCCAGTGGATGTAGGCTAATCCAGACAAATGCAGAGCCAAAACTCATAGGCTAACCAACACACTCCACTCAGCGAAAGGGCATTATGGCCGACATTTAAGCTAGGCTACAGTCCCATATAAACTCCCATTGAACAACAACTGTACAGCAGAACCAATGGGAAGTCAACAGATTGGTTGGTCTACCTGCCATCTATGACTAGGAGGAACAAAGCCAGACAAAGGGATGATTATTGGTCAATATATCACTGCTTGTTAATGAAGTGAGAGGAGTCAGCATTGTGAAGTAATGGCACAGTGACTCAACAAGGTTTCCTTTATAATGGCTCTGCATCTGTTTTCAAGGCCCTGCTGAATTACTGCTTTTACATTAGCTTTGGCAATGGGACATGAACAGTGGACATGGCCAATACGTGATGCTTTAATTGACTATGGTGCCATTACATTTAAATGACACATTCAGATAGTACTGCAAGATCATGATGTAGGTCTATATAATTGATTTGACAACTGGATTTTGGGCTATTATGTAGGAGGTACTTGTTGACCAAATCTTCACCTCTATCTTTTATGGAGTGTCGTTCCAATATGTGCATCACAGTTCCCATTTCTGAGGCTGAGAGATAAACAGTCACACCGGTTCAGTGGGTTGTTATGAAGCTCAGTACTGCTCTGATTGCAGAAATGTCCCTTGTGTGGCTGGGATTGGGCCCTTGAATAAACCCACTAAGGATCATCTCAAGGCCATAGTGAGTGTCACAGGGCATCACCAAAAAAGGCTACAGCAAAAGCTATGCTAATGTCTCAGGACCATAGTAATGTAAGCAGAGGCCAATGGCTGAATTTAAATACCACAATGCTACATCGCAGCATATATTCTACTACACCATGTGGGTGAAACTTtacaacaaaatgtaattatgGTTGTGTAGAGTAAGTATGATCATATATGGTTAAGGACTGTTCACcattttacaacttgatgttagattgttcctcaccctgaaaatagtctatgggccaggagaaacgAATCCATGGTTCAGTTCTTTCAACAGCCACAATAAATGGAAGTGATGGGGGCATGTgagtatgtttttaatttgtattaattatttatttttcatggcCAAATCACCTTTAAGTAACATCAAATAAAATATGGAGTTGATTTGATTTCAGGTGATTTTGACATTTTGTGGTGGCTAAGGTTAGCTTAAGTTTGTTgtggctgtttaaagaaaactgaaccatggattaatgtttttttcttggcccagactactttcagggtgaggaatCATCTAACAAAGTTGTAAAAAAATGGAACTACTCCTTTAAGTATATATTCATGAATGGTCATGCCTTCTAACCTCAAGGTTAATGACCTCCCGTGACTGACTTTGTTCAATAAAAAAAGTTCAAGTGGAAGGCCATACAAACAACAATACATTGTTGGCCAGCTTCTAAATTCACAGAGCCAAGAGACAAATCTGTTTGGCTACATTTCCAGCTCATATCCAGATTGTGATGTCATTAGGTAAACAGTAGCCTAAATCAACAACATCCTATAGCCTACTAACAGAGAAAACAGTACATGCAAACCATGAATATCCAGACAAACACAGCCAAATAATCCAGGTGGATCCATGGAAATATATCAAGACTAATGTAATATTAATAAAAATAGGTTGCCTAGCCAAGTGCTCAACTTCCAGACGAGACGGCACCGAAGCCAACCTAACCAAATAATTCAGGTGTATCCGTTGAAATGTGCATACCATGACACTGTTCGTTTTGTCTGAACTGAACTTGAACCTAGCTTAAGACAATGTGGAATAGCAGAGTGTGAACACTGCATGCAGCTGTCGGCTCCGGAGGTCAGAGGTtacagtgaacacacacacaccacattctCCACACTTCATGCGTGGGCACGGATACGCCGCTACACCAGTAAATGGATTACTACATAAAGGGGTGATGCGATTGTGAAAACGTGATCCTGTGCCATGTGAGATCAGTTCCCACCACACCCTTATTTTACATGTATACTGTGAACGTCCCTTGCTATGCTCTAGTTGTAGGCCTAGGTCTACTTAATAAACTATCGCGTCAACTTGATGTTGATTGAACCGACATTGTCTAGGAATGTGTTTAGCCTGTACACAACTAGAAATGTCTGATCGCCATTGCCTGCTTTCTCCAACAATAAAAATCCTCACTATACTTAGCAGTATGGATGGGCACCATGTACAGCAGCCTATATACCATAACATTCTGCCACTTGGATGTCTATCAGGGCCTGCAATAAGGACCACTGTTCTGTGATCAACAGCGAGGTGTACACTACTACAGCCAGGGAGGGACAGCCAGATCCAGCCGACAGACAGAGGTGGCTCCCCCAGCAAGGCCCTGCTGTACTACAAGTCAGTCTATGTAGGTCAGGTGGAAAAACTGTACACTATGCACATTATCCAATGTGAATGACTGGAGTCTGGACACTGATTGAATGAACGTCCCACATAGTTTTACCCCAAAGGGTCTTTGTCAGCTTGATGCCCATTTTGGGCCCCATTGTTCGAGCACTCAATGTGTGCAGGTATTCTTCTTTTGCCATGCCACATTTTTGTACCCTGCCCCAGTGGACGTTTGTTGGATGTGTGCGTACACTAGTTTTGAACCAATGTGAGTAGCTAGGAAATACCAGGTGGGTTGCTCCTCCGATGGGCGTGGGGGTCGTCGGGCTCTAGGAAAATGTTGGAGGCCATTTTGTTCTTGCGTACAGGGGGGGCTTCGTCTGTGCCGAACGATATGTTGGAGGCCCC encodes the following:
- the LOC121551428 gene encoding jupiter microtubule associated homolog 1 — encoded protein: MTTTKTFQGMDPAAKSSSRVLRPPGGASNISFGTDEAPPVRKNKMASNIFLEPDDPHAHRRSNPPGGTAKGTLCGEPSAPLRRCQQPLLFPKNNETDEVITSINVPLGVEECEQANNGKYL